The Sulfurospirillum deleyianum DSM 6946 nucleotide sequence TTGTTGTCGGTCTTGTTATTGAGCCTGTTCCTGCAGCACTCGTAGGTTTAGTAGGTGTGTGTTTGGTTGCCCTTTTAGGCATTATTGACCCAAAACCTGCTGAGGGTGTTAAATGGGCGCTTTCTGGTTTTTCTAACTCTATTATTTGGTTAATTTTTGCGGCATTTATGTTTGCAGCAGGGTACCAAAAAACAGGGCTTGGTAAAAGAATTTCTCTTATCATGGTTAAATTCATGGGAAAAAGCTCACTAGGTCTTGGTTATGCGGTTGCGTTTGCTGACCTTCTTCTTGCACCGTTTATGCCTTCAAATACCGCAAGAAGTGGTGGTACTATCTTTCCTATCGCGATTAATATTCCACAAATTTTCAACTCTCTTCCAGATAATGAACCACGTAAACTGGGTGCATACATTTCATGGGTAGCGATGGCTGCAACATGTGTGACAAGTTCTATGTTCCTAACAGGACTTGCTCCAAACTTATTGGCGGTAAACATCATTGAAAAAAGTGCCAAAGTAACCATTGAATGGGGTGCATGGGCTAGTATTATGGTTCCATTAATGTTACCACTTTTCTTATTGGTACCGTTGTTAGCCTACCTGATTTTCCCACCAACTCAAAAACAATCTCCTGAAGCACCTATCTGGGCAGCGGGCGAATTGAAAAAAATGGGTTCAATCAGTTTCAAAGAAATTATGATGCTTTTCTTTGCGGTTCTTGCACTTGTTCTTTGGATTTTTGGTAAAGAGTTAGGTGTTAACGCAACAATGGCTGCGATTTCTATCGTCTCTTTAATGGTTCTTTGTAATGTTATCTCTTGGGATGATATTATCGGAAACAAAGGCGCATGGAACGTTTTAGTATGGTTTGCTACCTTGGTTGCACTTGCAAGTGGTTTGGCAAAAGTAGGAATCTTAAAATGGATTGGTACTTTAGCAGAAGCTTCACTCTCAGGTCTTAGCCCAACCGCATTGGTTGTTGCGATGTTAATTGTGTTCTTTATCCTTCACTATTTCTTCGCAAGTGTCACTGCACACGTTTCAGCATTGTTACCAGTTTTCATCGTTATAGCAATGAAATTTGTTGCACCTGAGCAAATCCCAACGTTTATGATTTTATTATCAGGAACACTTGGTATCATGGGTATCATTACTCCATACGGTACAGGTCCTTCACCAATTTGGTACGGTGCTGGATATATTTCTCAAGCACGTTGGTGGGCACTAGGCGCTATCTTTGGAGCGATTTTCCTTGCGGTCTTACTTGTTGGAGCCTTCGTTTTTATGTAATCGTTAAAGGTACATCCCCATCGTGGGATGTACACTTCTAAAAATCTTTACATGTAAAGATTTTTAGAGGTGCTCTCCTTTTAAATGTAAACTCAACAAAGCACCTCTACACCTAGTACTATGTGTGACCAAAACCAACTTTTTCGGAGAGGAAAATGAGAGAAATCAAGTACGAAGACATCGTCAAGAGTGTAAAGGACATGATCCTTTATAGTGCAACGAATTTGCCAAAAGATGCGTATAAAGCAATACAAGATGCATATGACAAAGAGAAAAGTGAAGTATGCAAATCTGTATTGAAACAAATTTTGGAAAATGCGGATATTGCTAAAAATGAAGCAAGACCTTTGTGTCAAGATACAGGCTTGGCGGTTTTCTTTGTGAAAGTCGGAGAGGATGTAAAAGTTGTTGGTGGAAGCCTTAAAAAAGCAATCAACGAGGGAACTGAACTTGGGTACAAAGAGGGTTACTTAAGAGCATCTACCTGTCATTGGGATACCCGTGCAAATCTTAAAGATGAAGTGGGTTATAACTTACCAGCTATCATTCACTTTGACATTGTAGAAGGTGATAAAATTGAAATCGAATACGCTGCAAAAGGTGGCGGAAGTGAAAACGTTTCCCGTGCGACAGTATTCCCACCTGCAAAAGGTAGAAAAGGCATTATCGAATACGTCAAACAAGTGATTTCAGATGCAGGTCCAAATCCATGTCCTCCATTAACGGTTGGTGTTGGAATCGGTGGAACATTTGAAAAAGCCGTTATCTCTTCTAAACATGCACTTTTTAGAGACCTTGGCAGTAAAAACCCAGATCCAGTCCTTCAAGGTATGGAAGATGAATTAATGGTTCTTCTCAATAATTTAGGTATCGGTGCAATGGGTATGGGAGGTACACAAACGGTTCTTGGTGTTCACATTGAGAAAAATCCTTGCCATATCGCAAGTTTGCCCGTCAGTGTTAACGTACAATGCCACAGCTCACGTCACATGCACATTACGCTATAAGGAGAATTATTATGAGCAAAACTTACCATTTAACAGCACCACTTAGCGAAGCAGACGTTGTACAACTAAAAGCAGGTGATATTGTCTATTTAACAGGTGTTGTGTATACCGCACGTGACGCCGCACATAAAAAATTGGTTGACCTTTTAGATGAAGGTAAAGAGTTACCCTTTGATATGAAAGGAGCGGTTATTTACTTTGTTGGACCAACACCTCCAAAGCCAGGTGACCCAATCGGTAGTGCGGGACCAACAACATCGTACAGAATGGACTCTTACTCTCCTCGTTTAATTAACGAGCAAGGTCTTAGAGGGATGATTGGAAAAGGCAAACGTAATCAAGAAGTCATTGATGCGTGTGTCAAATCTAAAGCGATTTATTTTGGTGCAACAGGAGGCGCAGGTGCTCTACTTGCTCGTCAAATCAAAAGCGCTGAAGTCATTGCTTACCCAGAATTAGGACCAGAAGCAATTCGTAGACTTGAAGTGGTTGATTTTCCATTGACCGTTATCAACGATACCTATGGTGCAGACCTTTATAAAATTGGTCGTGCACAATACGAAGTATTTGAATAAATCATTTCCCTATCGTTGGCTTTTTGCAAAGCTTATTTTGTAAGAAGCCAACAGGGGTATTCTGCTAAGGAAAACCCCTGTGTTGAGTATGTCAAGAATTTTATGAAAACTCTTGATAATTACCCCATAAGAATGACTCTCTTTTGGGTGTTTCTTTAAAATCACCTTTTTTCTTTTCTCTCTCTTCCTTCTTTTCTGAGTGATAGAGAAAAAAAATAATCGGTGATAAAATATTAAATATTTTATATCAAATAAGTCTCCTCTAAAAACTTTAAGAGACTTATCTATGTAAGGTGTATGGGTAAGAAAAATGTCTATCTAAAAATCGGTGATAAAGGATAATGTATGAACGTAACGGTTGGTTATGGAAAAGATGAAACGTTTGAATTAGAGATTGATGATAAACACTTAATAGGTGTATATAACCCCAACAGTGTCCCCAAAATAGACTATAACAACGCCATTGATGAAGCACTCGCACATCCTTTGGGCAAAGAGAGTTTTGATCATTTTATTGAGACAAACGAGCGCATTGTATTTATTGTCAATGACGGTACACGCCCTACTCCTACACGAAAAGTACTCGCACGTATCTATCCTAAGATTAAAGAAAAGGATATCTACTTTATCGTGGCTACGGGATGCCATCGAGCACCCACGGAGGAAGAGTGGCATTTTATTTTAGGTCAAGAAATTTATGAAGATTTACATGTAAAGAATCGTTTATGGAGTCACGACTCTAGGAACGATTCGATGGTATATCTTGGAACATCGAGTAATGGAACAGAAATGTACCTTAATAAAATCGTAGCTGAGGCAAAAAAAGTGTGTGCGATTGGTTCGGTTGAACCGCACTACTTTGCAGGATACACCGGTGGAAGAAAAGCTTTTTTACCAGGGGTTGCGGCATACGATACTATCACGCAAAATCACCTCTTAGCCCTCCACCCTGACGCACAAGCACTCCGTCTTAAAGGCAATCCTGTCCATGAAGATATGATGGATGCCATGGGTGTGCTGAAACATATTGATATTTTTGCGATTATGACGGTTTTGGATAGTGACCATGACATCTGTGCGGTCAGTGCGGGTGATTTGAGTGATTCTTTTTATGCAGCTATTGATAAAGCCGATGAGGTTTTTTGTATCACGATTCCTCAAAAAGCAGATATTGTTATCTCTGTTGCACCTTATCCGATGGACATTGACTTGTACCAATCTCAAAAAGCCTTGGACAACGGAAAATTAGCCCTCAAAGAGAATGGCATTTTGATTATGGTGGCAAAGTGTCGAACGGGCATTGGCGAGGAAGGCTTCTTTAAGTTGATGAGCTCAGCCCCCTCAGCACAAGCTGTTCTTGATAAAATCAAATGTGGCTATAAGCTTGGCTATCACAAAGCCGCAAAAATGGCAGAAATCAACCTTTGGGCACAAAGCTGGGCGGTGAGTGAGCTCAGTGATGAGGAGATGAAAGCGGTGCATTTAAAACCGTATCATGATTTACACGATGCCTTAGCGGATGCAATAAAAGAAAAAGGTGAAAACGCACGTATTATTGTGCTTCCTTTTGGTTCTATTACCGTACCTAAAGTGGTTCAATAAGGATTTTTATGAGTGTTCTTTATTATGATTGTTTCAGTGGGATTAGTGGCGATATGCATTTGGGTGCTTTGCTGGATTTGGGTGTGGATGAAACACATCTAAAGACGGAACTCTCAAAACTTGGGTTGGATGAACACTTTAAGCTTGAGGTTACATCCTCAAGCAAGATGGGAATTTGTGGGACACGTGTTGATGTGAAACTAAAAGAAGAACGCCATACCCCTGCGAACACAATGTGGCATACCCACGCTCATCATCATGAACATCATCATGAACATCGAACGTATCAAAGCATTGAAGCACTGATTCAAACGAGTGACCTTTCTTCCTCCATTAAAAAGCGAAGCATTGCGATGTTTTGGGAAATTGCTGTGGCAGAGGGGAAAATTCATGGTAAAGCACCGCATGAGGTTGGATTTCATGAAGTGGGGGCGATTGATTCGATTGTCGATATTGTAGGGGCTGCCATCTGTTTTGAAGCGTTACATGTAAAAAAGATTATCGCTTCTTCTATCGAACTAGGAGGAGGTTTTGTCACTTGTGCGCATGGTACCTTCCCCGTTCCCGCTCCTGCGACTTTAGAGATACTCAAAGGCATCCCCATTACCCTCAATCGCATCCATGCTGAAGCCACAACACCCACAGGGGCTGCGATTATTAAGTCCAATGTTGAGAGCTTTGAAGTCTCACCTTGTTTCAATATCGAAAAAATAGGCTATGGCATTGGGCATAACGATTTCTCCATTCCCAATGTTTTACGTGTTTGTCTGATCAACGAAGAGACACGCCACGAAGAAGAGATTGTCCTAGAGTGTAACCTTGATGATATGAGCCCAGAAATTCTCGCTTATGCGCAAGAGAGGCTTTTTGAAGTGGGCGTTAAAGATGTTTATACCACCGCTATTACTACAAAGAAAAATCGCTTGGGCGTTAAGCTGAGTCTCTTAGTGACCAAAGCAAAAGAGCAAGAAGCGATGCGTATTCTTTTTGAAGAGACAAGCTCCATTGGACTTAGGCGTTACAAGGTCGATAAAATTGCTTTAGAGCGTCACATGGAACGTCTTGAAACTCCCTTTGGTCTCATTGAGGTGAAGTGCAGTTTTTATCAAGGAAAACTCCTTAAATACAAAGCCGAATACGAACAGTGCAAAAATGCCGCACGTTCTTATCATGTACCTATTTCAAAAGTATATGACTCTGTCTCTAGGATAATGGAAAAGAGAGAGAATGTTTGAAAAATATGAAAAGTTAAAGAGACTGCTTAGCTCTTATGAGCGTCTTATTGTTGCTTTTTCAGGCGGGGTGGATAGCTCTTTTTTACTGAAAACCGCTTATGATGTTTTGGGTGAAAATGTCTTAGCGATTAGCCTCCAAACACCCTATATCGCAGAGTCGGAGATAGAGGAGGCAAGGCGTATTGCTGATGAGATTGGTGCAAGGCATTTGGTGCTCGTAAAACCATGGATGGAAGAACTACGCACCAATCCAAAAGAGAGATGTTATCTGTGTAAACATGCCCTCTTCTCTTCCTTAACAACCTTTGCACAACAAAGAGATTTTCGTGTTATCGCAGAGGGAAGCAATGTGGATGATACGATGGAAAAACGACCTGGACGTGTGGCACTCTTAGAATTGTCGATTTTAACGCCTCTTTTAGACGTAGGACTAAGCAAAGCAGAGATACGTTTACTCTCAAAAGCGGTGGGTCTTTCCACATGGAATAAGCCTTCGTATGCCTGTTTATTGACACGGTTTTCATATGGAGTAGTGGTAGAAGAGTCCGCTCTGAAAAAAGTTCACGATGCAGAAGCCTACTTAATAGCACAAGGATACCCCAAGATGCGTGTACGCTATGAAGCCAATATAGCACGTATAGAGATGGAAAAAGAGGATGCTTTACGTTTGATGAATGATGGTGCTTTTTCAACCATCATTGAGGAGGTTAAGTCGTATGGATTTTTACATGTAACGCTTGATTTACAAGGATATCGTTATGAGCGAAAAGGAGTTTAGATGAGTGAATGTGCTCTAGAAGCATTATTGCAAGGAGTTAAAGAGGGGCATATCAGCATTCAAGATGCTGTGCAAAAAATGAAAGCCGCACCATTTGAAGATATTGATTTTGCCAAAATAGACCATCATCGCTCTCTTCGACAAGGGTATCCTGAGGTGATTTACGGGGAGAGTAAAACAGCTGAGCAGATCTTGGGTATCACCGAAAAACTCTTTGAAAAAGGCAATAACATTCTTATTACACGAGCCAGTATTGAAGTGTATCAGACTATTAGCGCACGCTTTTTAGAGGCAAAATACAATGCCCTAGGTCGAACCATCACGTTACATGTAACGTCTCTACCCAAACCAAACAGTTACATCGCTATTGTTGCGGCGGGAACATCTGATTTGTATGTGGTCGAAGAAGCGTATGAAACAGCGCTGATTTTAGGCAATGATGTTCAAAAAATTGTGGATGTCGGTGTGGCGGGAATTCACCGTTTGTTTGCGCATTTGGAAATCATACAAAATGCCAAAGTGGTTATTGTTATTGCAGGGATGGAAGGTGCGCTTGCAAGTGTTATTGGAGGATTAGTGGATAAACCTGTCATTGCCGTTCCAACCAGCGTGGGTTATGGGGCTAGTTTTGGAGGGGTTGCAGCCCTGCTTTCCATGCTCAACAGTTGTGCGAGTGGTGTGAGTGTGGTTAATATAGACAATGGCTTTGGTGCGGCGTACAATGCGAGTATTATTAACCATCTTTAATCTTTACATGTAAAGTTATGAAAGAAGTCTATTAGTTATACGCTTTTGTTGCACGCCTAATTTCCAAAATCAACTCTTTTTGACGTGCATACATATAGTGTAAAAGATACTCATCATAAGGCTTAGGCAAATCATCTAGCAAGACGACTACTTTTGTATGATCTTCATCCAGTTGCGAAATATGGGTCACTTTTGCGTCAATATCCATAATCACATAACCGTATTCACCAGTATCATTTGGAAGGGAAAAATTGAGATGGACTTTACTCTCTTTTAACTCTTCCTCTCGAAAAAGTTTTTTGATTTTCATCGCAATCGAATTCACAGAAATATCAAGAATATCCCCTTGCGCGGAAGAGCGTTTGGCATATTTGATGACAATGGGTGTTCTAAAACTTGTTTGCACACGAGTGTGCTGACGGCTGTTGGCGCTATTGGGTAAGAAGGAGAGATTTTTGATGATAGCAAAGGATTTTTTAATATCTAAAAATGCCACTTCTGCTCGGATATCTTTCGGAAAATTAGAGGCTTGAAGTACCGTTTCTCCCTCTAATTGCATCGCATAACCTTGTAAATTTTCACACGAAATGTGATACGTGTTATTGGACATTTTTAACACGGTTGAGGTGGTGTTAATACACAAACCTTTATAGATATTGAGCAGTTTAATAGGAAGTTTATTTTGAATAGCATGATGCATCAAATAAGCGATCTGCTCCCCCTCATCTAAAATATTATCCAGATACGCAACCTCATAATACGCTATATGTTCAACATCATGAGGGACTAAGGTCTGCGTGTTGATTTTTTCAATAATCTCAATGCTTTGGCTTAAATCAATCGCATCAATCTCCATCGCAGACGTGACAATCACAGGTTTTATTTGGGGATGAAAAGGCGTGTTGATAAGCTCTTTTTGAATATGCTTTGCCTGTTTGCATACATGCTCAAAATGACGTTTTTCACTCATTATAAGGTAGAGATTTGGACTCCATTGAACCAGTGCTTGATCCTCTTCGGTTAAGTCAAACAGTAAATTCAAAACCCTTTTTAATGTCTCATGCAAAGCTGAACCGCTGAAATTTTTAGAGAGTTTCTCACTATTTGAAATCAAAATAAAGGTCAATGCAATCTCTGTTTGCGTCACACTTTGCTGTGCCAAACGATCTTTAAGTTGATCGACAAAATCGAAACGATTGAGCATAAAAGAACAATCCTTTATCTCCCCTCTTGGAAAATCACTCATCAACGTTAAAATTTTTTCATTTTTCTTAGGAAAACATTTCACAATCGCCATATAATAAACATCATCGAGAACTATCATCCCATGTGCATCACTTTT carries:
- a CDS encoding DASS family sodium-coupled anion symporter, with protein sequence MSKKAISMLIPVLVTLVVWFIPAPEGLSANAWHFMAIFLGVVVGLVIEPVPAALVGLVGVCLVALLGIIDPKPAEGVKWALSGFSNSIIWLIFAAFMFAAGYQKTGLGKRISLIMVKFMGKSSLGLGYAVAFADLLLAPFMPSNTARSGGTIFPIAINIPQIFNSLPDNEPRKLGAYISWVAMAATCVTSSMFLTGLAPNLLAVNIIEKSAKVTIEWGAWASIMVPLMLPLFLLVPLLAYLIFPPTQKQSPEAPIWAAGELKKMGSISFKEIMMLFFAVLALVLWIFGKELGVNATMAAISIVSLMVLCNVISWDDIIGNKGAWNVLVWFATLVALASGLAKVGILKWIGTLAEASLSGLSPTALVVAMLIVFFILHYFFASVTAHVSALLPVFIVIAMKFVAPEQIPTFMILLSGTLGIMGIITPYGTGPSPIWYGAGYISQARWWALGAIFGAIFLAVLLVGAFVFM
- the larA gene encoding nickel-dependent lactate racemase, whose translation is MNVTVGYGKDETFELEIDDKHLIGVYNPNSVPKIDYNNAIDEALAHPLGKESFDHFIETNERIVFIVNDGTRPTPTRKVLARIYPKIKEKDIYFIVATGCHRAPTEEEWHFILGQEIYEDLHVKNRLWSHDSRNDSMVYLGTSSNGTEMYLNKIVAEAKKVCAIGSVEPHYFAGYTGGRKAFLPGVAAYDTITQNHLLALHPDAQALRLKGNPVHEDMMDAMGVLKHIDIFAIMTVLDSDHDICAVSAGDLSDSFYAAIDKADEVFCITIPQKADIVISVAPYPMDIDLYQSQKALDNGKLALKENGILIMVAKCRTGIGEEGFFKLMSSAPSAQAVLDKIKCGYKLGYHKAAKMAEINLWAQSWAVSELSDEEMKAVHLKPYHDLHDALADAIKEKGENARIIVLPFGSITVPKVVQ
- a CDS encoding fumarate hydratase, whose amino-acid sequence is MREIKYEDIVKSVKDMILYSATNLPKDAYKAIQDAYDKEKSEVCKSVLKQILENADIAKNEARPLCQDTGLAVFFVKVGEDVKVVGGSLKKAINEGTELGYKEGYLRASTCHWDTRANLKDEVGYNLPAIIHFDIVEGDKIEIEYAAKGGGSENVSRATVFPPAKGRKGIIEYVKQVISDAGPNPCPPLTVGVGIGGTFEKAVISSKHALFRDLGSKNPDPVLQGMEDELMVLLNNLGIGAMGMGGTQTVLGVHIEKNPCHIASLPVSVNVQCHSSRHMHITL
- the larB gene encoding nickel pincer cofactor biosynthesis protein LarB; this translates as MSECALEALLQGVKEGHISIQDAVQKMKAAPFEDIDFAKIDHHRSLRQGYPEVIYGESKTAEQILGITEKLFEKGNNILITRASIEVYQTISARFLEAKYNALGRTITLHVTSLPKPNSYIAIVAAGTSDLYVVEEAYETALILGNDVQKIVDVGVAGIHRLFAHLEIIQNAKVVIVIAGMEGALASVIGGLVDKPVIAVPTSVGYGASFGGVAALLSMLNSCASGVSVVNIDNGFGAAYNASIINHL
- the larC gene encoding nickel pincer cofactor biosynthesis protein LarC, which produces MSVLYYDCFSGISGDMHLGALLDLGVDETHLKTELSKLGLDEHFKLEVTSSSKMGICGTRVDVKLKEERHTPANTMWHTHAHHHEHHHEHRTYQSIEALIQTSDLSSSIKKRSIAMFWEIAVAEGKIHGKAPHEVGFHEVGAIDSIVDIVGAAICFEALHVKKIIASSIELGGGFVTCAHGTFPVPAPATLEILKGIPITLNRIHAEATTPTGAAIIKSNVESFEVSPCFNIEKIGYGIGHNDFSIPNVLRVCLINEETRHEEEIVLECNLDDMSPEILAYAQERLFEVGVKDVYTTAITTKKNRLGVKLSLLVTKAKEQEAMRILFEETSSIGLRRYKVDKIALERHMERLETPFGLIEVKCSFYQGKLLKYKAEYEQCKNAARSYHVPISKVYDSVSRIMEKRENV
- a CDS encoding pilus biosynthesis protein PilZ; protein product: MLLEEFLQETRYLSIGHLYFHEAKLTLFENAKKKFAHFVTVDVEHEMKTFPDMDVLLIEIGDVSKEKLKRLVSLFTKYKPIVTYLFTDDIENKLLLKFALHFGITDVLPLLNQEKTLLSIFSKNPNKLDEKLHLFKKTELETKIEQFFPFFLFQGNHLVYANAKAQRLYETNEVALIEDKMYCDEDVLALLENKSDAHGMIVLDDVYYMAIVKCFPKKNEKILTLMSDFPRGEIKDCSFMLNRFDFVDQLKDRLAQQSVTQTEIALTFILISNSEKLSKNFSGSALHETLKRVLNLLFDLTEEDQALVQWSPNLYLIMSEKRHFEHVCKQAKHIQKELINTPFHPQIKPVIVTSAMEIDAIDLSQSIEIIEKINTQTLVPHDVEHIAYYEVAYLDNILDEGEQIAYLMHHAIQNKLPIKLLNIYKGLCINTTSTVLKMSNNTYHISCENLQGYAMQLEGETVLQASNFPKDIRAEVAFLDIKKSFAIIKNLSFLPNSANSRQHTRVQTSFRTPIVIKYAKRSSAQGDILDISVNSIAMKIKKLFREEELKESKVHLNFSLPNDTGEYGYVIMDIDAKVTHISQLDEDHTKVVVLLDDLPKPYDEYLLHYMYARQKELILEIRRATKAYN
- a CDS encoding Fe-S-containing hydro-lyase; the encoded protein is MSKTYHLTAPLSEADVVQLKAGDIVYLTGVVYTARDAAHKKLVDLLDEGKELPFDMKGAVIYFVGPTPPKPGDPIGSAGPTTSYRMDSYSPRLINEQGLRGMIGKGKRNQEVIDACVKSKAIYFGATGGAGALLARQIKSAEVIAYPELGPEAIRRLEVVDFPLTVINDTYGADLYKIGRAQYEVFE
- the larE gene encoding ATP-dependent sacrificial sulfur transferase LarE, with translation MFEKYEKLKRLLSSYERLIVAFSGGVDSSFLLKTAYDVLGENVLAISLQTPYIAESEIEEARRIADEIGARHLVLVKPWMEELRTNPKERCYLCKHALFSSLTTFAQQRDFRVIAEGSNVDDTMEKRPGRVALLELSILTPLLDVGLSKAEIRLLSKAVGLSTWNKPSYACLLTRFSYGVVVEESALKKVHDAEAYLIAQGYPKMRVRYEANIARIEMEKEDALRLMNDGAFSTIIEEVKSYGFLHVTLDLQGYRYERKGV